In Devosia beringensis, a single window of DNA contains:
- a CDS encoding phosphoglycerate kinase, whose product MSATFKTLDELDLTNKRVLLRADLNVPMHDGEVSDATRIERLVPTIREIVKHDGKAILLSHFGRPKGKVDPEFSLEQVCAAVADATGHPVGFVATDWTDVSAAKKAIDEAPAGSVLIMENTRFHPGEEANDAELAQRMASLGDVYVNDAFSAAHRAHASTAALAHLLPAAAGLGMQAELEALEAGLGKPKKPVVAIVGGAKVSSKIDLLENLVTKVDGLVIGGGMANTFLHAQGYGVGKSLCEKDLAETALRIMDKAIDSGCAIILPIDAVMAWHFKADTPTRLYGVDAMDNDAMMLDIGPSSIERILGAIDDANTVVWNGPMGAFEMNPFDAGTVAIAKHVAKRTHDGKLISVAGGGDTVSALAHAGVKDDFTYVSTAGGAFLEWMEGKPLPGVDALKK is encoded by the coding sequence ATGAGCGCGACGTTCAAAACCCTTGATGAGCTTGATCTCACCAACAAGCGCGTGCTGCTGCGGGCCGATCTCAACGTCCCCATGCACGATGGCGAGGTCAGCGACGCCACCCGTATCGAGCGGCTGGTGCCCACCATTCGCGAAATCGTCAAGCATGACGGCAAGGCCATCCTGCTCAGCCATTTCGGCCGCCCCAAGGGCAAGGTCGACCCCGAATTCTCGCTCGAGCAGGTCTGTGCCGCCGTCGCCGACGCCACCGGCCACCCGGTCGGCTTTGTCGCCACCGACTGGACCGATGTCAGCGCCGCCAAGAAGGCCATCGACGAAGCCCCAGCCGGCTCCGTGCTGATCATGGAAAATACCCGTTTCCATCCCGGCGAAGAGGCCAATGACGCCGAACTGGCCCAGCGCATGGCGAGCCTCGGCGACGTGTATGTCAACGACGCCTTCTCGGCCGCCCATCGCGCCCATGCCTCGACCGCCGCTCTGGCCCATCTGCTGCCGGCCGCTGCGGGCCTGGGCATGCAGGCCGAGCTCGAAGCGCTCGAAGCCGGCCTCGGCAAGCCCAAAAAGCCCGTGGTCGCCATTGTCGGCGGCGCCAAGGTCTCCTCCAAGATCGACCTGCTGGAAAACCTCGTCACGAAGGTCGATGGCCTCGTCATCGGCGGCGGCATGGCTAATACCTTCCTCCACGCCCAGGGCTATGGCGTCGGCAAGTCGCTCTGCGAAAAGGACCTCGCCGAGACCGCCCTGCGCATCATGGACAAGGCGATCGACAGCGGCTGCGCCATTATCCTGCCCATCGACGCGGTCATGGCCTGGCACTTCAAGGCCGATACGCCCACGCGCCTCTATGGCGTCGATGCCATGGACAATGACGCCATGATGCTCGACATCGGCCCGTCCTCGATCGAGCGCATTCTGGGCGCCATCGACGACGCCAACACCGTGGTCTGGAACGGCCCGATGGGCGCCTTCGAGATGAACCCCTTCGATGCCGGCACCGTCGCCATCGCCAAGCACGTCGCCAAGCGCACCCATGACGGCAAGCTGATCTCGGTCGCCGGTGGCGGCGACACGGTCTCGGCCCTCGCCCATGCCGGGGTCAAGGACGACTTCACCTATGTCTCGACCGCCGGCGGCGCCTTCCTTGAATGGATGGAAGGCAAGCCCCTGCCGGGGGTTGATGCGCTCAAGAAGTAG
- a CDS encoding MerR family transcriptional regulator: MRSQLVYLKPTDAARQLGVSSKALRLYEARGLVTPGRTAAGWRSYGPDDMARAAEIVALRAFGLSLAEIGRVLAGNAHDLAPALARHQQGLETRIRDMAGAVDRVRALRSALSAGMVPTSDDLARLLGPVTAASVAFDLPWPWGGERFELREQRRITYIVGPLGSGKTRLARMLAETIDGAVFVDLDRRAKDGATAEARLEADGILQSQVAAALDWLDGDGATRSPALTALLVALAGSNASTVVVDMVEQGLDHATQEAVIAYLRRGWPDMPALFLMTRSSAILDLAAVGPDEAIIFCPANHSPPSLVAPYPGSPGYEALASCLATPEVRARTAGVVALRPVRADQASRVKRPG; the protein is encoded by the coding sequence GTGCGCTCTCAACTTGTCTATCTCAAGCCGACCGACGCGGCCCGCCAGCTCGGCGTTTCCAGCAAGGCGCTGCGCCTTTACGAAGCGCGGGGCCTGGTGACGCCCGGCCGCACGGCCGCGGGCTGGCGCAGCTACGGACCCGACGACATGGCACGCGCCGCCGAGATCGTCGCGTTGCGGGCCTTCGGCCTCAGCCTGGCGGAAATTGGCAGGGTGCTGGCGGGAAATGCCCACGATCTGGCGCCAGCGCTGGCGCGGCATCAGCAGGGGCTGGAAACCCGCATCCGCGACATGGCGGGCGCGGTCGACCGCGTGCGCGCCCTGCGCAGCGCGCTGAGCGCGGGCATGGTGCCGACATCGGATGATCTGGCGCGGCTGTTGGGGCCGGTGACCGCAGCCAGCGTGGCGTTCGATCTGCCATGGCCCTGGGGTGGTGAACGCTTCGAACTGCGCGAGCAGCGGCGGATCACCTATATTGTGGGGCCACTGGGCAGCGGCAAGACGCGACTGGCGCGGATGCTTGCCGAGACGATCGACGGCGCGGTCTTTGTCGATCTCGACCGGCGGGCTAAGGACGGGGCAACAGCAGAGGCGCGGCTTGAGGCGGATGGCATCCTGCAAAGCCAGGTTGCGGCGGCGCTCGATTGGCTGGACGGTGATGGCGCGACGCGCTCGCCGGCTTTGACCGCCCTGCTCGTGGCACTGGCGGGCAGCAATGCCAGCACGGTCGTGGTCGACATGGTCGAGCAGGGGCTCGATCATGCGACGCAGGAAGCCGTGATCGCCTATCTGCGGCGCGGCTGGCCGGACATGCCGGCGCTCTTCCTGATGACGCGCTCCAGTGCCATTCTTGATCTGGCGGCGGTGGGGCCGGATGAGGCGATCATCTTCTGCCCGGCCAATCACAGCCCGCCAAGCCTCGTCGCGCCTTATCCCGGCTCGCCCGGTTACGAGGCGCTGGCCAGCTGCCTTGCAACGCCCGAGGTGCGGGCGCGAACCGCCGGCGTCGTGGCGCTGCGACCGGTACGGGCTGATCAGGCCTCGCGGGTGAAGAGGCCGGGATAA
- the gap gene encoding type I glyceraldehyde-3-phosphate dehydrogenase, with the protein MAIRVAINGFGRIGRNVLRAIMESGRTDIEVVAINDLGPVETNAHLFRFDSVHGRYNGTVTVDGDTIDVGRGPIKVTAVRDPAELPHAAMKVDIALECTGIFTSKEKASAHLKAGAKKVLISAPGDGADLTVVFGINDKQLTADHIVVSNASCTTNCLAPVAYVLHKEFGIERGMMTTIHSYTGDQPTLDTMHKDLYRGRAAALSQIPTSTGAAKAIGLVLPELKGKLDGVSIRVPTPNVSCVDFKFLTSRDVTADEINQAVQKYAEGELKGILGFTTQPNVSIDFNHDSHSSTLAFDQTKVMGGNFASILAWYDNEWGFSNRMADTAVAMGKTL; encoded by the coding sequence ATGGCAATTCGCGTCGCCATCAATGGTTTTGGCCGCATCGGCCGCAACGTCCTCCGTGCGATCATGGAATCCGGCCGCACCGACATCGAAGTCGTGGCGATCAACGATCTCGGCCCGGTCGAAACCAATGCGCATCTGTTCCGCTTCGACAGCGTGCATGGTCGCTATAACGGCACCGTCACCGTCGACGGCGACACCATTGACGTGGGCCGTGGCCCCATCAAGGTGACCGCGGTACGCGACCCGGCCGAGCTGCCGCATGCCGCCATGAAGGTCGACATCGCGCTCGAATGCACCGGCATCTTCACCTCCAAGGAAAAGGCCAGCGCCCATCTCAAGGCCGGCGCCAAGAAGGTGCTGATTTCGGCACCCGGCGATGGCGCCGACCTGACCGTGGTCTTCGGCATCAACGACAAGCAGCTCACCGCTGACCACATCGTGGTCTCCAACGCCTCCTGCACCACCAATTGCCTCGCCCCCGTTGCCTATGTCCTGCACAAGGAATTCGGCATCGAGCGCGGCATGATGACCACCATCCACTCCTATACCGGTGACCAGCCCACGCTCGATACCATGCACAAGGATCTCTATCGCGGCCGCGCTGCCGCGCTCAGCCAAATCCCGACCTCGACCGGCGCCGCCAAGGCCATTGGCCTGGTGCTGCCCGAGCTCAAGGGCAAGCTGGACGGTGTCTCCATCCGGGTTCCTACACCCAATGTCTCCTGCGTCGACTTCAAGTTCCTCACCAGCCGCGACGTGACGGCCGACGAGATCAACCAGGCCGTCCAGAAATATGCCGAAGGCGAGCTCAAGGGCATTCTGGGCTTCACCACCCAGCCCAACGTCTCGATCGACTTCAACCACGACAGCCATTCCTCCACCCTGGCCTTCGACCAGACCAAGGTGATGGGTGGCAATTTCGCCTCCATCCTGGCCTGGTACGACAATGAATGGGGCTTCTCCAACCGCATGGCCGACACCGCTGTCGCCATGGGCAAGACGCTCTAG
- a CDS encoding putative glycolipid-binding domain-containing protein — translation MSLDRSVRWRGFDPDKLEHCHVTATARDTRIRSAIITPTFGLFYRLKLDEAGQVRTVRLERTDGAVLELFSDGAGNWSDDRADPLPALRGCIDIDLSVSPLTNSLPLWRCDWVINQPQRFATSWIDADAMTVRRDEQIYTRLDETRFRYQSADGSFERIITVDGDGLVLDYPGLFTREA, via the coding sequence ATGAGCCTTGATCGATCCGTCCGCTGGCGCGGCTTTGACCCCGACAAGCTCGAGCATTGCCACGTCACCGCCACCGCCCGCGACACCCGCATCCGCAGCGCCATCATCACCCCCACCTTCGGCCTGTTCTATCGGCTCAAGCTCGACGAGGCCGGCCAGGTCCGCACCGTCCGGCTGGAGCGCACCGATGGCGCGGTGCTCGAGCTGTTCAGCGACGGCGCCGGCAATTGGAGCGATGATCGCGCCGACCCGCTGCCCGCTCTGCGTGGCTGCATCGACATCGATCTCTCCGTCTCGCCCCTGACCAATTCCCTGCCGCTCTGGCGCTGCGACTGGGTCATCAACCAGCCGCAACGCTTTGCCACGAGCTGGATCGACGCCGACGCCATGACCGTACGGCGCGACGAGCAGATCTACACCCGCCTCGACGAGACCCGCTTCCGCTACCAGTCGGCTGACGGGTCTTTCGAGCGCATCATCACCGTCGACGGCGATGGCCTGGTGCTCGATTATCCCGGCCTCTTCACCCGCGAGGCCTGA
- a CDS encoding YebC/PmpR family DNA-binding transcriptional regulator: protein MAGHSHAKNIMHRKGKSDAVRSKVFSKLAREITVAAKMGMPDPAFNSRLRLAVVNARSQSMPKDNIDRAIKKAIGSDGENFEEIRYEGYGPGGVAIIVETLTDNRNRTASNVRSYFSKCGGAMGETNSVGFMFDKVGEIVYPAKAGSEDAIMEAAIEAGADDVESSEDGHYVTTTFEAMVDVAAALEKALGEAESVKAVWKPQTNAPIDADKGATLMRLIAMLEEDDDVQNVYSNFEMSDEDMAKLDA from the coding sequence ATGGCCGGCCATTCACACGCCAAAAACATCATGCACCGCAAGGGCAAGTCGGACGCCGTGCGTTCGAAGGTCTTTTCCAAGCTGGCCCGCGAAATCACCGTGGCGGCCAAGATGGGCATGCCCGATCCGGCCTTCAATTCGCGGCTGCGCCTGGCCGTGGTCAATGCCCGTTCGCAGTCCATGCCCAAGGACAATATCGACCGCGCCATCAAGAAGGCGATCGGCTCGGACGGCGAGAATTTCGAAGAGATCCGCTATGAGGGCTATGGCCCGGGTGGCGTCGCCATCATCGTCGAGACGCTGACCGACAACCGCAACCGCACCGCCTCCAATGTGCGCTCGTACTTTTCCAAGTGCGGCGGCGCCATGGGCGAAACCAATTCGGTCGGCTTCATGTTCGACAAGGTGGGCGAGATCGTCTACCCGGCCAAGGCCGGCAGCGAAGATGCCATCATGGAAGCGGCCATCGAGGCCGGCGCCGATGATGTCGAGAGCAGCGAAGACGGTCACTATGTGACCACGACCTTCGAGGCCATGGTCGACGTTGCGGCCGCGCTGGAAAAGGCGCTGGGCGAAGCAGAATCGGTCAAGGCCGTGTGGAAGCCGCAGACCAATGCCCCTATCGACGCCGACAAGGGCGCTACGCTGATGCGGCTGATCGCCATGCTGGAAGAAGACGATGACGTGCAGAACGTCTATTCGAACTTCGAGATGAGCGATGAGGATATGGCCAAGCTCGACGCGTAA
- a CDS encoding winged helix-turn-helix transcriptional regulator: MTRTDEKVRYLLLSKSIHPIPGSAADRVEQALQFLEGRWKLVILFRLFGGKVQRFSELERSIPAISQKMLIQQLRQMESDGIVRRIVHHQVPPKVEYCLTDWGQALCPALDALLSWAETRPVVESGSPEVVEVS, encoded by the coding sequence ATCACAAGAACCGACGAAAAAGTAAGGTACCTACTTTTGAGTAAGTCCATTCATCCCATTCCCGGCTCGGCGGCGGACAGGGTGGAACAGGCGCTGCAGTTTCTCGAGGGCCGCTGGAAGCTGGTCATCCTGTTCCGCCTGTTCGGCGGGAAGGTGCAGCGCTTTTCCGAGCTGGAACGGTCGATCCCGGCGATTTCGCAGAAGATGCTGATCCAGCAGTTGCGGCAGATGGAGAGCGACGGCATCGTCCGGCGCATCGTGCACCATCAGGTGCCGCCCAAGGTGGAATATTGCCTGACCGACTGGGGGCAGGCGCTGTGTCCGGCGCTCGATGCGCTACTGAGCTGGGCCGAGACCAGGCCCGTAGTGGAATCCGGCAGCCCTGAAGTTGTCGAGGTCTCTTGA
- a CDS encoding DUF4164 family protein yields MSDTELQDDLTAANAQFDRALARLNQSVQDLGTRMRQHNRMEVDTQRLVHERARLATELDKAAARAKRLDDSAHEVSRRLVDAMETVRSVLAKAE; encoded by the coding sequence ATGAGTGACACGGAACTTCAAGATGATCTGACCGCTGCCAATGCGCAGTTCGATCGGGCGCTGGCGCGGCTCAACCAGTCGGTGCAGGATCTGGGCACCCGAATGCGCCAGCACAACCGCATGGAGGTCGATACCCAGCGGCTGGTGCATGAGCGGGCGCGGCTGGCCACCGAGCTGGACAAGGCCGCGGCGCGCGCCAAGCGGCTCGATGACAGCGCCCATGAGGTATCGCGACGCCTGGTCGATGCGATGGAGACGGTCCGCTCTGTGCTGGCCAAGGCGGAGTAG
- a CDS encoding type II toxin-antitoxin system RelB/DinJ family antitoxin, producing MAANALIQTRIDPEIKERASEVLALMGLSVSDAVRILLTKVANEGALPFNLTTDPAEYDRWFRAKVQEALDDPRPGYSSEEVEAYFAEKRAATRRALDRE from the coding sequence ATGGCTGCCAATGCGTTGATTCAGACCCGTATCGATCCCGAAATCAAGGAGCGCGCCAGCGAGGTACTCGCCTTGATGGGCCTCTCCGTCTCCGACGCGGTGCGCATACTTCTGACCAAAGTGGCAAACGAGGGCGCCTTGCCCTTCAACCTCACCACCGATCCTGCGGAATATGACCGCTGGTTCCGCGCCAAGGTGCAAGAAGCGCTGGACGATCCACGCCCGGGATACTCGTCCGAGGAAGTTGAAGCCTACTTCGCCGAAAAACGCGCTGCCACACGTCGCGCCCTCGACAGGGAATGA
- a CDS encoding TIGR00282 family metallophosphoesterase: MRLLFLGDVMGRSGRDAVNDRLPGLIEQYKFDFVVVNGENASHGKGLTEPHFNAIRHAGADVVTLGDHAFDQRETISYIERENTLIRPINMPPGTPGRGAMLVTGRNGHSVLVVNALGRVFMGPADDPFRAVEAAVAACPLGEQADAIVVDFHTEATSEIQAMGHFLDGKVSLVVGTHTHIPTADHRVLRGGTALMADAGMCGDFDSVIGTDTEEPLNRFLTGIPNGRFSPSEGEATLCGVAIETDPRSGLSRRAMPLRIGGSLAQAMPDFG, translated from the coding sequence ATGAGGCTACTGTTTCTGGGCGATGTGATGGGCCGTTCGGGCCGGGATGCGGTCAATGATCGGCTGCCCGGGCTGATCGAGCAGTACAAATTCGATTTCGTCGTGGTCAATGGCGAGAATGCCAGCCATGGCAAGGGCCTGACCGAGCCGCATTTCAACGCCATCCGCCATGCCGGGGCCGATGTGGTGACGCTGGGCGACCATGCCTTCGACCAGCGCGAGACGATTTCCTATATCGAGCGCGAAAACACGCTGATCCGGCCGATCAATATGCCGCCCGGCACGCCCGGGCGCGGCGCCATGCTGGTCACCGGCCGCAACGGGCACAGCGTACTGGTGGTCAATGCGCTGGGGCGCGTCTTCATGGGCCCGGCCGATGATCCGTTCCGCGCCGTGGAAGCGGCGGTGGCTGCCTGTCCGCTGGGCGAACAGGCCGATGCCATCGTGGTGGATTTCCACACCGAGGCGACCTCGGAAATCCAGGCCATGGGGCATTTCCTCGATGGCAAGGTGAGCCTCGTCGTCGGCACCCATACCCATATCCCCACGGCCGACCATCGCGTGTTGCGCGGCGGCACGGCGCTGATGGCGGATGCCGGCATGTGCGGGGATTTCGATTCCGTCATCGGTACCGATACCGAAGAGCCGCTCAACCGGTTTCTCACCGGCATTCCCAATGGGCGGTTCTCACCGTCCGAGGGCGAAGCCACGCTGTGCGGGGTGGCCATCGAGACCGATCCGCGCAGCGGGCTTTCCCGCCGGGCCATGCCGCTGCGCATTGGCGGCAGCCTGGCCCAGGCCATGCCGGATTTCGGCTAG
- the tkt gene encoding transketolase → MTNTAQQNDLANAIRSLSMDAVEKANSGHPGLPMGCADIATVLFTKVMKFDPADSKWADRDRFVLSAGHGSMLLYASLYLLGYEDMTIDQIKNFRQLNSKTAGHPEYHFAQGIETTTGPLGQGVGNAVGMAVAEAKLAAEFGADLVDHHTWCLAGDGCLMEGISQEAIALAGHLKLHKLTVIWDNNSITIDGAVSNADSTDQIARFKASGWHTIEIDGHDQDAIEKALLAAKAADKPTLIAAKTTIGFGAPKKAGTNKVHGSPLGAEELAGAKAALGITYPAFEIPADTLSAWRAAGMRAQNIRGEWTSRLGASAHKSEFERRMAGELPAGFANAMADYIKQLTVDQPKVATRKSGQMALEIINAVVPETQGGSADLTGSNLTNTKETLPFQADNYAGRYMMYGIREHVMAAAMNGIALHGGLIPYGGTFMCFTDYARPAIRLSALMGQRVIYVMTHDSIGLGEDGPTHQPVEHLSALRAIPNLLVFRPADAVETAECWQLALESDSAPSILALSRQNLPTVRTQYTAENKSARGAYTLAGDLDAQAVIFATGSEVAIALDGKKLLEEKGISARVVSVPSMELFAKQSDAYRTEIIGKAKARVAIEAGTEMSWNKLLGDKGRFVGMTGFGASGPIDELYEFFGITPKAIVEAVTAQL, encoded by the coding sequence ATGACCAATACAGCCCAGCAGAACGATCTGGCCAATGCAATCCGCTCCCTGTCGATGGACGCGGTTGAAAAAGCCAATTCCGGCCACCCTGGCCTGCCCATGGGCTGTGCCGACATCGCCACGGTGCTGTTCACCAAGGTGATGAAGTTTGACCCCGCTGACAGCAAATGGGCTGACCGCGATCGCTTCGTCCTCTCGGCCGGCCACGGCTCGATGCTGCTCTACGCATCGCTCTACCTCCTCGGCTACGAGGACATGACGATCGACCAGATCAAGAATTTCCGCCAGCTCAACTCCAAGACCGCCGGCCACCCCGAATATCATTTCGCCCAGGGCATCGAGACCACGACCGGCCCGCTCGGCCAGGGCGTCGGCAATGCCGTCGGCATGGCCGTGGCCGAGGCCAAGCTGGCCGCCGAGTTCGGCGCCGACCTCGTTGATCACCACACTTGGTGCCTGGCCGGCGACGGCTGCCTGATGGAAGGCATTTCCCAGGAGGCCATTGCCCTGGCCGGCCACCTCAAGCTGCACAAGCTGACGGTGATCTGGGACAACAATTCGATCACCATTGACGGCGCCGTGTCCAATGCCGACAGCACCGACCAGATCGCGCGCTTCAAGGCCTCGGGTTGGCACACCATCGAAATCGACGGCCACGACCAGGACGCCATCGAAAAGGCCCTGCTCGCCGCCAAGGCCGCCGACAAGCCCACCCTGATCGCCGCCAAGACCACGATCGGCTTCGGCGCGCCCAAGAAGGCCGGCACCAACAAGGTACATGGCTCCCCGCTCGGCGCCGAAGAACTGGCCGGCGCCAAGGCGGCGCTCGGCATCACCTATCCCGCCTTTGAAATTCCCGCCGACACGCTGTCGGCCTGGCGCGCTGCCGGCATGCGCGCCCAGAACATCCGTGGCGAATGGACCTCGCGTCTGGGCGCCTCTGCCCACAAGAGCGAGTTTGAGCGCCGCATGGCCGGCGAACTGCCTGCCGGCTTTGCCAATGCCATGGCCGACTATATAAAGCAGCTGACCGTCGACCAGCCCAAGGTCGCGACCCGCAAGTCGGGCCAGATGGCGCTCGAGATCATCAATGCCGTCGTGCCCGAGACCCAGGGCGGCTCGGCCGATCTGACCGGCTCGAACCTGACCAACACCAAGGAAACCCTGCCCTTCCAGGCCGACAATTATGCCGGCCGCTACATGATGTACGGCATCCGCGAGCACGTTATGGCCGCCGCCATGAACGGCATCGCTTTGCATGGCGGCCTGATCCCCTATGGCGGCACCTTCATGTGCTTTACCGACTATGCCCGTCCGGCCATCCGCCTCTCGGCCCTGATGGGCCAGCGCGTCATCTATGTCATGACCCATGACTCGATCGGCCTGGGCGAAGACGGCCCGACCCACCAGCCGGTGGAGCACCTCAGCGCCCTGCGCGCCATTCCCAACCTGCTGGTCTTCCGCCCGGCCGACGCGGTGGAAACCGCCGAATGCTGGCAGCTGGCGCTTGAAAGCGATAGCGCCCCCTCCATCCTGGCCCTCTCACGCCAGAACCTGCCCACCGTGCGCACCCAATATACTGCCGAAAACAAGTCGGCCCGCGGCGCCTATACCCTGGCCGGCGATCTCGACGCCCAGGCGGTGATCTTTGCCACCGGCTCGGAAGTCGCCATCGCGCTCGACGGCAAGAAGCTGCTCGAGGAAAAGGGCATTTCCGCCCGCGTGGTCTCGGTCCCATCCATGGAACTCTTCGCCAAGCAGTCCGACGCCTATCGCACCGAGATCATCGGCAAGGCCAAGGCCCGTGTCGCCATCGAGGCCGGCACCGAGATGAGCTGGAACAAGCTGCTCGGCGACAAGGGCCGCTTTGTCGGCATGACCGGCTTTGGCGCTTCCGGCCCGATTGACGAGCTCTATGAGTTCTTTGGCATTACGCCTAAAGCCATTGTTGAAGCCGTCACGGCACAGTTGTAA
- a CDS encoding nuclear transport factor 2 family protein, producing MSQILPAPLADYFAAANRHDIDAMLAPFAPDARVRDEGETHTGPTAIRAWLEHTTAKYRVTVEVIDAKIEGDTEVVTGRVSGNFPGSPANLTYRFTLGGDRIASLSIG from the coding sequence ATGTCCCAGATCCTGCCCGCCCCGCTTGCCGACTACTTCGCCGCCGCCAACCGCCACGACATTGATGCCATGCTCGCGCCGTTCGCGCCGGATGCGCGCGTGCGTGACGAGGGCGAGACCCATACCGGTCCCACTGCCATTCGCGCTTGGCTGGAGCATACGACGGCAAAATATCGGGTGACCGTCGAGGTGATCGACGCCAAGATCGAGGGCGACACAGAGGTCGTCACCGGCAGGGTGTCAGGCAATTTTCCCGGCAGCCCGGCAAACCTGACCTATCGCTTCACCCTCGGCGGCGACCGCATCGCCAGCCTCTCGATCGGCTAG
- a CDS encoding 5-formyltetrahydrofolate cyclo-ligase, whose amino-acid sequence MVDETIEDAKAGLRRQAHAARAALSPVERAEAADRVAEHFFAGNVLQPGQVVAAYWRIRDELDCQPILLRLMEGNQTVVLPVVLGPDQPLEMRIWEQGTALYEAGFGTLAPSELAPLAEPDVVLMPLLGFDSQGTRLGYGGGYYDRTLAQMTKSPTLIGLAFAAQELDAIPREDHDVPLDAVITEAGLRHFGASA is encoded by the coding sequence ATGGTGGACGAGACAATCGAAGACGCCAAGGCCGGTTTGCGGCGCCAGGCCCATGCCGCGCGCGCCGCGCTTTCCCCTGTCGAGCGCGCCGAGGCCGCCGACCGCGTGGCGGAGCACTTTTTTGCCGGCAATGTCCTCCAGCCAGGCCAGGTAGTGGCCGCCTATTGGCGCATTCGCGACGAGCTCGACTGCCAACCCATCCTGCTGCGGCTGATGGAGGGCAACCAGACCGTGGTGCTGCCCGTCGTGCTCGGTCCCGACCAGCCGCTGGAGATGCGGATCTGGGAACAGGGCACGGCGCTCTACGAGGCCGGTTTTGGCACGCTGGCGCCGTCGGAGCTGGCGCCGCTGGCCGAGCCGGACGTGGTGCTGATGCCGCTGCTGGGCTTTGACAGCCAGGGCACCAGACTGGGCTATGGCGGCGGCTATTATGATCGGACCCTGGCGCAGATGACCAAATCCCCCACCCTGATCGGCCTGGCCTTTGCCGCCCAGGAACTCGACGCCATTCCGCGTGAAGACCATGACGTGCCGCTCGACGCGGTGATCACCGAGGCCGGTCTGCGCCATTTCGGCGCCAGCGCATGA
- a CDS encoding GGDEF domain-containing protein, translating to MLRPKSLTALQSWSSVGRWTLIGTLFCIVVSLVVNLALFGDLGGRALERSVLSALVIPAIVGMPLFLFLGMRVRGLALSNIRLGLVARTDSLTSCLNRGAFTGRVSGLLSQRRPDTTSALLMIDADNFKAINDLFGHDCGDDALAIIARSIRAVLRSGDLVGRMGGEEFAVYLPDLDHYQADAIAERIRRSVRLANFAPDGQRHLLSVSIGGAVFEGEREFAELFRIADQRLYEAKRAGRNRSAVVSVADLAEPELQQSA from the coding sequence ATGTTGCGCCCCAAATCTTTGACTGCCCTGCAGAGCTGGTCCAGCGTCGGGCGCTGGACCCTGATCGGCACGCTGTTCTGCATCGTGGTCTCGCTGGTGGTCAATCTGGCGCTGTTCGGCGATCTGGGCGGCCGCGCCCTGGAGCGGTCGGTGCTCAGCGCCTTGGTGATTCCGGCCATCGTGGGGATGCCGCTCTTCCTGTTTCTGGGCATGCGCGTGCGTGGCCTGGCGCTCAGCAATATCCGCCTGGGTCTGGTCGCGCGCACCGACAGCCTGACCTCCTGCCTCAATCGCGGCGCCTTCACCGGTCGCGTCAGCGGCCTGCTGAGCCAGCGCCGGCCCGATACGACCAGTGCCCTGCTGATGATCGACGCCGACAACTTCAAGGCCATCAACGATCTGTTCGGCCATGATTGCGGCGACGATGCCCTGGCCATCATCGCCCGCTCGATCCGTGCCGTGCTGCGCTCGGGCGATCTGGTGGGGCGCATGGGCGGCGAGGAATTCGCCGTCTACCTGCCCGACCTCGACCATTACCAGGCCGACGCCATTGCCGAGCGTATCCGCCGCTCCGTGCGCCTTGCCAACTTTGCCCCGGACGGCCAGCGTCATCTGCTCTCGGTCAGCATTGGCGGCGCCGTGTTCGAGGGCGAGCGCGAATTTGCCGAACTGTTCCGCATTGCCGACCAGCGTCTCTACGAGGCCAAGCGCGCCGGCCGCAACCGCTCTGCCGTGGTCAGCGTCGCCGACCTGGCCGAACCGGAACTGCAGCAGTCGGCATGA
- a CDS encoding cell division protein ZapA, translated as MPEVNVEINGRKYRMACEEGQQQHLIGLAQRFDTHVEQLKGAVGEIGDNRLTVMAGIAVVDELAEAERKIKALEEDVLVLTRAGQEVAAEIEALEIRFAQKLGAAARTIEGMATILDDTAPVPQG; from the coding sequence ATGCCCGAAGTCAATGTCGAGATCAATGGCCGCAAATACCGCATGGCCTGCGAAGAGGGCCAGCAGCAGCACCTGATCGGCCTGGCGCAGCGCTTCGACACCCATGTCGAGCAGCTCAAGGGCGCGGTGGGCGAAATCGGCGACAACCGGCTGACGGTCATGGCCGGCATAGCGGTGGTCGATGAGCTGGCCGAGGCCGAGCGCAAGATCAAGGCTCTTGAAGAAGACGTCCTGGTGCTGACCCGCGCCGGCCAGGAAGTGGCCGCCGAGATCGAGGCGCTGGAAATCCGCTTTGCGCAGAAGCTCGGCGCGGCCGCCCGCACGATCGAGGGCATGGCCACCATTCTGGACGATACCGCGCCGGTGCCGCAGGGCTAG